One genomic window of Azospirillaceae bacterium includes the following:
- a CDS encoding SCP2 sterol-binding domain-containing protein — translation MSLDPINPPPLSPLLLAGLLLGMLPPLPLGLKGDPLAGPVAGLVARLAFARLRRRKAAVFQRLGVLGEKAFLIDPADLPVRLLLRPAGLNPGLFPVADGAPAPHAAATIRAPLAQLLALLEGKIDGDSLFFSRQLMIEGDMEAVLILRNAVDGAGIDLRTDLGGGGLMDRLFAAGQRRYDTLDRLLHVGAGALRGAPGAPPPPALPGMVLPGVMVKDAH, via the coding sequence ATGAGCCTTGATCCCATCAATCCACCGCCGCTGTCGCCCCTGCTGCTGGCCGGCCTGCTGCTGGGCATGCTGCCGCCCCTCCCCTTGGGCCTGAAGGGCGATCCCTTGGCGGGACCGGTGGCCGGCCTGGTGGCGCGCCTGGCCTTCGCCCGGCTGCGTCGCCGCAAGGCTGCGGTGTTCCAGCGCCTGGGCGTGCTGGGGGAAAAGGCCTTCCTGATCGATCCGGCCGACCTGCCGGTCCGCCTGCTGCTGCGCCCGGCCGGCCTCAACCCCGGCCTGTTCCCCGTCGCCGACGGTGCCCCGGCCCCGCACGCCGCCGCCACCATCCGGGCCCCGCTGGCGCAGTTGCTGGCCCTGCTGGAGGGCAAGATCGACGGGGATTCCCTGTTCTTCAGCCGGCAGCTGATGATTGAGGGCGATATGGAGGCCGTGCTGATCCTGCGCAACGCCGTGGACGGCGCGGGCATCGACCTGCGGACCGACCTGGGTGGCGGTGGGCTGATGGATCGCCTGTTCGCCGCCGGCCAGCGACGCTACGACACGTTGGACCGCCTGCTGCACGTGGGTGCCGGCGCCCTGCGCGGGGCCCCGGGCGCACCGCCCCCGCCCGCCCTGCCGGGCATGGTGCTGCCGGGCGTCATGGTGAAGGACGCTCACTGA
- a CDS encoding U32 family peptidase: MAPLSLVCPAGTPAALDAAVEAGADAVYCGYADATNARNFPGLNFSRDEMKAAVRRVHQAGRHLYIAINTFPRAGEEAIWHQAVDAAADAGADAVILADLGLLSHATTTHPHLRLHLSVQAAASTPEAIRYLASAFGVQRVVLPRVLTLAEVTALTAAVAPVETEVFAFGGMCVMAEGRCQLSSYVTGQSPNTHGVCSPASQVQFRREADGAVASRLGDVTIDRHPAGAPAGYPTLCKGRFRANAATGYLFEEPTSLNAADHIPGLIAAGVKALKIEGRQRGRAYVSRVVGEFRRAIDAAAQGGFRMPDLASEMEGGRATAGAYDRRWR; encoded by the coding sequence ATGGCCCCCCTCTCTTTGGTCTGCCCGGCCGGCACGCCGGCGGCGCTGGACGCGGCGGTGGAGGCCGGGGCCGACGCCGTCTATTGCGGTTACGCCGACGCCACCAACGCCCGCAACTTCCCCGGCCTGAACTTCAGCCGGGATGAGATGAAGGCCGCCGTGCGCCGCGTCCATCAGGCCGGCCGGCACCTGTACATCGCCATCAACACCTTCCCCAGGGCGGGGGAGGAGGCCATCTGGCACCAGGCGGTGGATGCCGCCGCCGACGCCGGGGCCGATGCCGTCATCCTGGCCGATCTGGGCCTGCTGTCCCATGCCACGACCACCCATCCACACCTGCGCCTGCACCTGTCGGTCCAGGCCGCCGCCTCCACGCCCGAGGCCATCCGTTACCTGGCGTCGGCCTTCGGCGTGCAGCGCGTGGTGCTGCCCCGCGTGCTGACCCTGGCGGAGGTGACGGCCCTGACCGCCGCCGTGGCCCCGGTGGAGACGGAGGTGTTCGCCTTCGGCGGCATGTGCGTCATGGCGGAGGGGCGCTGCCAGCTGTCCAGCTACGTCACCGGGCAGTCACCCAACACCCATGGCGTCTGTTCGCCAGCCAGCCAGGTGCAGTTCCGGCGCGAAGCCGATGGCGCCGTCGCCTCCCGCCTGGGCGACGTCACCATCGACCGCCACCCGGCCGGCGCGCCGGCGGGCTATCCCACCCTGTGCAAGGGCCGGTTCCGCGCCAACGCCGCCACGGGCTACCTATTCGAGGAGCCGACGTCCCTGAACGCCGCCGACCACATCCCCGGCCTGATCGCCGCCGGCGTCAAGGCGCTGAAGATCGAGGGACGGCAGCGCGGCCGCGCCTATGTCAGCCGCGTGGTGGGGGAATTCCGCCGCGCCATCGACGCCGCCGCCCAGGGCGGCTTCCGCATGCCGGATCTCGCCAGCGAGATGGAAGGCGGCCGCGCCACCGCCGGCGCCTATGACCGGCGCTGGCGCTGA